The Natator depressus isolate rNatDep1 chromosome 11, rNatDep2.hap1, whole genome shotgun sequence genome includes a window with the following:
- the LOC141995669 gene encoding antigen-presenting glycoprotein CD1d-like — protein sequence MLLPLLLLPWAWGALAASPPVPPGSLTLRLLKTTVFHNASSSNMEGMALLGDLETHFMDCSTCRIRFLQPWAHQGLTPRQWQDLETMFHGYLSNFILLINKIVKDEGEHYPFVIQVSIGCELHLNGTSRQFCDSAVNGEDFISFNMDSGTWVAQRGDKLALKKLDFLNQDKSTSATAQFLLRTTCVSELQSFVQYGKESLARQERPVAVVFARAPPPAGTPAPLLLVCRVTGFYPRPVRVAWLQDGEEVGPGWRLSSSGILPNADLTYQLRSSLAVGPGDGHSYACQVEHSSLGGQSLLIPWGATGTSDQENPEPEGAAPA from the exons ATGCTGCTCCCTCTGTTGCTCCTCCCCTGGGCATGGGGGGCCCTGGCTG cctctcctcctgtcCCCCCAGGGTCTCTCACCCTCCGGCTGCTCAAAACCACCGTCTTCCACAACGCCAGTTCTAGCAACATGGAGGGGATGGCCCTGCTCGGAGACCTGGAGACCCACTTCATGGATTGCAGCACCTGCAGGATCCGCTTCCTGCAACCTTGGGCCCACCAGGGCCTGACCCCAAGGCAGTGGCAGGACCTGGAGACAATGTTCCATGGCTACCTGTCCAACTTCATCCTTCTTATTAACAAAATTGTTAAGGATGAAGGAGAGCACT ACCCCTTTGTTATTCAGGTCTCCATCGGTTGCGAGCTCCACCTCAACGGCACCTCACGGCAATTCTGTGACTCTGCGGTGAACGGCGAGGATTTCATCAGCTTCAACATGGACTCGGGCACCTGGGTCGCTCAGCGCGGGGATAAGTTGGCCCTCAAGAAACTGGACTTTCTTAACCAGGATAAGAGCACGTCTGCCACGGCTCAGTTCCTCCTGAGAACAACGTGTGTCAGTGAACTCCAGAGCTTTGTCCAGTACGGGAAAGAGTCTCTGGCGAGACAAG AGCGGCCGGTCGCCGTGGTGTTTGCCCGAGCGCCTCCCCCAGCCGGGACCCCCGCGCCGTTACTGCTGGTTTGCCGGGTCACCGGTTTCTACCCCCGGCCCGTCCGCGTGGCCTGGCTGCAGgacggggaggaggtggggccgggctGGCGGCTGAGCTCCAGCGGGATCCTGCCCAACGCGGACCTGACCTACCAGCTGCGCAGCTCCCTGGCCGTGGGGCCGGGCGACGGGCACAGCTACGCCTGCCAGGTGGAGCACAGCAGCCTGGGGGGCCAGAGCCTGCTGATCCCCTGGG GGGCCACCGGGACGTCAGACCAGGAGAACCCAGAGCCTGAGGGGGCGGCACCGGCTTAG
- the LOC141995670 gene encoding antigen-presenting glycoprotein CD1d2-like, whose product MLLPLLLLPWAWGALAASPPVSPGTLTLRLLKTIVFHNASSSNMEGMALLGDLETHSIDCSTCRIRFLQPWAHQGLTPRQWQDLETMLYRYLSNFILLMNKVVKDEGEHYPFVTQFSLGCELHLNGTSRQFYDAAMNGEDFISFNVDLGTWVAQRGDKLALSIRDLLNQDKSKSATSQFLLRTTCVSKLQSFVQYGKESLARQERPVAVVFARAPPPAGTPAPLLLVCRVTGFYPRPVHVAWLQDGEEVGPGWRLSSRGILPNADLTYQLRSSLAVGPGDGHSYACRVEHSSLGGQSLLIPWGHSRPWGPGLAVGITLGALAVAAVAVVLWWRIRRGHRDVRPGEPRA is encoded by the exons atgctgctccctctgctgctcctcccctgGGCATGGGGGGCCCTGGCCG cctcccctcctgtcTCCCCAGGGACTCTCACCCTCCGGCTGCTCAAAACCATCGTCTTCCACAATGCCAGTTCTAGCAACATGGAGGGGATGGCCCTGCTCGGAGACCTGGAGACCCACTCCATAGATTGCAGCACCTGCAGGatccgcttcctgcagccctgggcccacCAGGGCCTGACCCCGAGGCAGTGGCAGGACCTGGAGACAATGCTCTATCGCTACCTGTCCAACTTCATCCTTCTCATGAACAAAGTGGTTAAGGATGAAGGGGAGCACT ACCCCTTTGTTACCCAGTTCTCCCTTGGCTGCGAGCTCCACCTCAACGGCACCTCACGGCAATTCTATGACGCCGCGATGAACGGCGAGGATTTCATCAGCTTCAACGTGGACTTGGGCACCTGGGTCGCTCAGCGTGGGGATAAGTTGGCCCTCAGCATCCGGGACCTTCTTAACCAGGATAAGAGCAAGTCTGCCACGTCTCAGTTCCTCCTGAGAACAACGTGTGTCAGTAAACTCCAGAGCTTTGTCCAGTACGGGAAAGAGTCTCTGGCAAGACAAG AGCGGCCGGTCGCCGTGGTGTTTGCCCGAGCGCCTCCCCCAGCCGGGACCCCCGCGCCGTTACTGCTGGTTTGCCGGGTCACCGGTTTCTACCCCCGGCCCGTCCACGTGGCCTGGCTGCAGgacggggaggaggtggggccgggctGGCGGCTGAGCTCCAGGGGGATCCTGCCCAACGCGGACCTCACCTACCAGCTGCGCAGCTCCCTGGCCGTGGGGCCAGGCGACGGGCACAGCTACGCCTGCCGGGTGGAGCACAGCAGCCTGGGGGGCCAGAGCCTGCTGATCCCCTGGG GGCACAGCAGGCCCTGGGGCCCCGGCCTGGCCGTGGGCATCACGCTGGGGGCTCTGGCCGTAGCCGCCGTGGCCGTGGTGCTGTGGTGGAGAATACGCAG GGGCCACCGGGACGTCAGACCAGGAGAACCCAGAGCCTGA